Proteins from a single region of Chloroflexota bacterium:
- a CDS encoding alkaline phosphatase family protein: MAALAKRAIVIGIDGASMEIVRHMAAQGATPHLKHLMDTGAWRPMLGVFPTLTPPGWTSIATGAWPGTHEVMDFNIRARGRPLTETIWGVNTELSKAEYFWNTLERAGKTPILVKWEMSWPPTITKGVQVEGTGPGVANHHQIAGYHLWVAGDWRPRPIGGGVDAEAVDPSTLQEGDDVDRVALRPADRDQWSHVPESAKPPLEVELTVQPLARGRSDLTAWGTEGAAARPFYGLVYAQAGAGYDRVRVCTSRDGSQAIADLAIGDWSDWSRQQFTIGDRTLTGYVRFKLITLTPDGDTFEMFMPQVWATEGYTYPAEVADEIDTHVGPFLQNPARDTLGLVDDETFFELVDVHHDCLADVAHHLCATRDWDVLFTEVHSLDYGNHFFMAQTDPRCGAAESVIARSREGMTRLLASVDRWVGRLLELQDSETVVVVTSDHGGTPDFVPPIAAADVLEEVGLLVTDPATGEIDLSKSAAIPVGTIHVFINLKGRDPGGIVEPEDFDKVQQQVIHALTTYVDPNTGKQPFALAVTRENAEMLNLWGDLVGDVVWAVHPEFDACHGRHLPAVSLGIGGQHTTFIVNGPNIRNGSALEGQARSVDIAPTLAYLLGVPQPRDAEGRVIMEAIEA; this comes from the coding sequence ATGGCGGCATTGGCCAAGCGGGCAATTGTAATCGGAATTGACGGCGCAAGTATGGAGATCGTGCGGCACATGGCGGCACAGGGAGCAACGCCGCATCTCAAGCACCTGATGGACACCGGCGCATGGCGGCCGATGCTGGGCGTCTTTCCCACCCTCACTCCTCCTGGCTGGACATCAATCGCTACCGGTGCGTGGCCGGGAACCCATGAGGTGATGGACTTCAACATTCGCGCGCGAGGCCGGCCGTTGACAGAAACAATCTGGGGCGTTAATACAGAGCTATCAAAGGCAGAATACTTTTGGAATACGCTGGAACGCGCGGGCAAGACGCCAATCTTGGTGAAGTGGGAAATGTCGTGGCCGCCGACGATTACTAAAGGGGTTCAGGTTGAAGGCACCGGGCCCGGCGTGGCTAACCACCATCAGATCGCGGGATACCACCTCTGGGTTGCGGGAGACTGGCGCCCACGTCCCATTGGCGGCGGGGTAGACGCGGAGGCGGTGGATCCCAGCACGCTGCAGGAGGGGGATGATGTTGATCGTGTGGCCTTGCGTCCGGCTGACCGGGATCAGTGGTCGCATGTGCCGGAGTCTGCAAAGCCTCCCCTGGAAGTGGAATTGACGGTGCAGCCACTTGCGCGCGGGCGCTCGGACTTGACGGCCTGGGGCACGGAAGGTGCGGCGGCACGCCCGTTCTATGGTCTCGTTTACGCACAGGCGGGCGCAGGCTACGACCGGGTGCGGGTGTGCACATCTCGCGACGGCAGCCAGGCCATAGCCGATCTTGCCATTGGCGATTGGAGCGATTGGTCGCGGCAGCAATTCACCATCGGTGACCGCACGCTCACGGGGTACGTGCGCTTCAAGCTCATTACGCTCACCCCCGATGGTGACACGTTTGAGATGTTCATGCCCCAGGTCTGGGCCACAGAGGGCTACACATATCCGGCGGAGGTCGCTGACGAAATCGATACGCACGTCGGGCCATTCTTACAGAATCCGGCGCGTGACACCCTGGGACTGGTTGACGACGAGACCTTCTTCGAGCTGGTGGACGTGCATCATGACTGCTTAGCCGACGTTGCGCATCACCTCTGTGCTACGCGCGATTGGGACGTACTCTTCACAGAAGTCCATTCGCTTGACTATGGCAACCACTTCTTCATGGCTCAGACGGATCCGCGCTGCGGGGCAGCGGAGAGTGTTATTGCTCGCTCGCGAGAGGGCATGACCCGCCTCCTCGCCTCGGTAGATCGCTGGGTCGGGAGGCTCCTGGAGCTACAAGACAGCGAGACGGTAGTCGTTGTGACTTCAGACCATGGCGGCACACCGGACTTTGTCCCGCCAATTGCCGCGGCGGATGTGCTTGAGGAGGTCGGATTGCTCGTTACCGATCCGGCAACCGGGGAGATCGATCTAAGCAAGAGCGCAGCCATACCGGTGGGCACGATTCACGTCTTCATCAACCTCAAGGGGCGCGACCCCGGCGGAATCGTCGAGCCGGAGGACTTCGATAAGGTGCAGCAGCAGGTCATTCACGCACTGACGACGTACGTAGACCCCAATACCGGCAAGCAACCCTTCGCTCTGGCGGTCACACGCGAAAACGCTGAGATGCTCAACCTTTGGGGCGACCTTGTAGGCGATGTCGTCTGGGCGGTGCATCCTGAATTCGACGCGTGCCACGGTCGACATCTGCCCGCGGTCAGTTTGGGAATAGGCGGTCAGCATACGACCTTTATCGTCAACGGTCCCAACATTCGCAATGGATCCGCATTGGAGGGACAAGCGCGCAGCGTCGATATCGCACCCACACTTGCCTATCTCTTGGGAGTACCGCAGCCCCGCGACGCCGAAGGCCGGGTGATCATGGAGGCGATAGAGGCCTAA
- a CDS encoding dihydrodipicolinate synthase family protein: MKLTPQTLHGVVVAIVTPFQSNQDIDLDGAKQLTRFLIDAGVHGIMTTGGNGEFPHMLQDEKRAVTAAIVEEAAGAIPIIAGTAAAGTREAVLLGQDAKDVGADGTIVTAPYYFQLSEDALFAHYETLATEVDLPMVLYNNPLYTGNEITPALIDRLAAVPNVIGLKQSNADFGILMENIRTNGDKVAVLTGIDSQFYAALASGATGIFSTAACVIPREMVAIYAAVQSGAFAEARQLQLKLQALNRYLEYDPGYVGPCKAALRMLGLPAGPVRGPLPEVTPDEEAGVRAGLEELGLLS, from the coding sequence ATGAAACTCACACCGCAAACCCTGCACGGCGTTGTCGTCGCCATCGTAACACCGTTCCAGTCCAACCAAGACATAGACCTGGACGGGGCAAAGCAGCTAACCAGGTTCCTCATCGATGCCGGGGTTCACGGAATCATGACCACCGGCGGCAACGGAGAATTTCCCCATATGCTGCAGGATGAGAAGAGGGCCGTGACGGCGGCAATCGTGGAGGAAGCCGCAGGGGCGATTCCAATTATTGCGGGAACTGCAGCCGCTGGAACGCGGGAAGCGGTGCTCCTCGGACAAGATGCGAAGGACGTCGGCGCAGACGGCACTATCGTTACGGCCCCGTATTACTTTCAACTCTCAGAGGATGCTCTTTTTGCCCACTACGAGACCCTCGCAACCGAAGTAGACTTGCCCATGGTGCTCTACAATAATCCGCTCTACACCGGCAACGAGATTACGCCAGCCTTGATTGACCGTCTGGCTGCCGTTCCCAACGTGATTGGGTTGAAACAAAGTAATGCCGACTTTGGCATTCTCATGGAGAATATACGCACGAACGGCGACAAGGTGGCCGTGCTGACAGGGATAGACAGCCAGTTCTACGCTGCCCTCGCCTCAGGCGCTACCGGTATCTTTTCGACCGCTGCCTGCGTGATTCCTCGCGAAATGGTAGCAATCTACGCAGCGGTTCAGTCCGGGGCATTCGCGGAGGCCCGCCAGCTTCAATTGAAACTCCAGGCCCTGAATCGGTACTTAGAGTACGATCCCGGCTATGTGGGTCCCTGCAAAGCGGCATTGCGCATGCTGGGACTCCCCGCCGGGCCCGTCCGCGGCCCCTTGCCGGAAGTGACCCCTGATGAAGAAGCGGGGGTGCGCGCCGGACTCGAAGAGCTTGGGTTGCTCTCCTAG
- a CDS encoding nitrilase family protein, with translation MRTETERNPIVQDDVLPESERGNIVRTAVCQYAPILGDLPANVEKGTQAIQEAAEAGADLIVLPEMANSGYVVHSSAEARALAEYTDESPAVARWHQLAQEYDTYIVAGFGEKVSDTALYNSALVIGPTGILGTYRKTHLFFEEKLYYRPGDLGFPVFDLPFGRIGILICYDLRFPEASRILALKGADVICVPTNWVSMMTPDRIWDSQGYCQANYVALANAAMNQVYMACADRVGAERGIQFLGCSLIIDPAGTPLAGPASKDGEEVLVTEMNLSAARRAKNRNELNHTWLDRRTDLYSATLGYESGPPA, from the coding sequence ATGCGAACTGAAACTGAGCGGAACCCCATCGTTCAGGATGACGTTTTGCCCGAGTCCGAGCGGGGCAACATTGTTCGCACCGCAGTTTGCCAGTACGCTCCTATTCTCGGTGACTTGCCTGCGAACGTTGAGAAAGGCACGCAAGCCATTCAAGAGGCAGCCGAGGCTGGCGCAGACTTGATAGTACTTCCTGAAATGGCAAATAGTGGCTACGTCGTGCATTCCAGCGCGGAAGCACGAGCGCTCGCGGAGTACACGGATGAGAGTCCTGCCGTTGCCCGGTGGCACCAACTTGCGCAGGAATATGATACCTACATCGTCGCAGGATTTGGTGAAAAGGTCAGCGATACAGCGCTTTACAACTCGGCCCTCGTCATTGGCCCCACCGGCATTCTTGGCACTTACCGCAAGACGCATCTCTTCTTCGAAGAAAAACTCTACTACAGACCGGGTGACCTGGGATTTCCGGTCTTTGATCTGCCGTTTGGCAGAATTGGCATATTGATCTGCTACGATTTGCGCTTCCCCGAGGCGAGCCGAATCTTGGCCCTCAAGGGCGCCGACGTGATTTGTGTGCCTACCAATTGGGTAAGCATGATGACGCCGGATAGAATTTGGGATTCACAAGGGTACTGTCAGGCGAATTATGTGGCCCTGGCCAATGCGGCGATGAACCAAGTCTACATGGCGTGCGCCGACCGCGTGGGCGCAGAGCGCGGCATCCAGTTCCTTGGTTGCAGCCTCATCATCGACCCTGCCGGAACGCCCTTAGCCGGGCCCGCCAGCAAAGACGGCGAGGAGGTGCTCGTAACGGAAATGAACCTTTCTGCCGCCCGTCGGGCAAAAAACCGCAATGAGCTGAATCACACATGGCTCGACCGACGGACAGATCTCTATAGTGCCACGTTGGGGTATGAGTCTGGTCCGCCAGCGTAG
- the dnaN gene encoding DNA polymerase III subunit beta: MQVSCLQENLAKGLAIVGRAVATRSPLPVLSNVLLATDQGRLKLSAMNQEIGIVHWIGCKVETEGEVTVLARLLGEFIGSLPNERVDVRLDKEDLTLHLNCGRYQANVKGIAAEEFPPIPLGEGDPTLVLDATLLRESIEQVAMAAASDDPRQYLQGVAVIIEPDKVVLVASDGFRMAVRTLAVESGVSEKTEFIVPARSFLELSRILGDSEHPVEIRLTQNRNQVIFSTGDVHLVSRLIEGTFPNYTQMIPPNFQTEIHVSTLDLMQSARMASYFARDGANVIKLEAAPEAEPDGKAARGNLTITATATELGDNRSDLEAQVKGEETLIAFNARYLLDCINAINSPDVRIELAGSTSPGVIRPTDDTDYVHVIMPMHTVR; the protein is encoded by the coding sequence GTGCAAGTTTCGTGTCTACAGGAAAACCTCGCTAAAGGCCTTGCCATCGTCGGCCGGGCCGTCGCCACGCGCAGTCCTCTCCCGGTCCTAAGCAATGTGCTACTAGCAACCGATCAAGGGAGATTGAAGCTCTCCGCCATGAATCAGGAGATTGGCATCGTCCATTGGATTGGGTGCAAAGTTGAGACGGAGGGAGAAGTCACCGTCCTCGCGCGTCTGCTGGGTGAGTTTATCGGTTCACTGCCTAACGAGCGAGTGGACGTGCGGTTGGACAAGGAAGATCTAACCCTTCACCTCAATTGCGGGAGATACCAGGCGAACGTCAAAGGAATAGCCGCTGAAGAGTTCCCCCCAATACCGTTGGGGGAGGGCGACCCCACGCTCGTTTTAGATGCAACACTGCTGCGGGAGAGCATCGAACAGGTCGCCATGGCGGCTGCCAGCGACGACCCCCGCCAGTATCTCCAAGGGGTTGCCGTAATCATTGAACCCGATAAGGTCGTGCTCGTGGCTTCAGACGGCTTCCGCATGGCGGTGCGGACCCTTGCGGTGGAGAGCGGCGTGAGCGAGAAGACTGAGTTCATCGTGCCGGCGCGCAGTTTTTTGGAACTCTCGCGCATTCTGGGCGATAGCGAGCATCCGGTTGAAATTCGCCTGACACAGAATCGCAACCAGGTGATTTTCAGTACCGGTGACGTACATTTGGTTTCACGCCTCATCGAAGGTACGTTTCCGAACTACACGCAGATGATTCCTCCCAACTTCCAAACTGAGATTCACGTTTCGACGCTGGATCTCATGCAGTCTGCGCGCATGGCGTCGTATTTTGCCCGCGACGGGGCCAACGTGATAAAGCTGGAGGCCGCGCCTGAAGCAGAGCCGGACGGCAAAGCGGCCCGTGGCAATCTAACCATCACGGCCACTGCCACCGAGCTGGGAGACAATCGCTCAGACCTTGAAGCTCAGGTCAAGGGAGAGGAAACGCTCATTGCCTTCAATGCCCGCTATTTGCTTGATTGCATCAATGCCATCAATTCGCCTGACGTGCGGATCGAGCTAGCGGGTTCAACCAGCCCGGGAGTCATTCGCCCCACCGATGACACCGATTATGTCCACGTCATCATGCCCATGCACACGGTGCGGTAG
- a CDS encoding CoA-binding protein: MTVDFAGDHEERVARLVNLRSWAVVGVSQDARKYGHRVFLVLLESGYRVIGVNLKGGVVAGHAVYPSLADLPERPEVVVTVVPPAATEQIVASCVAMGIEHIWLQPGSESATAIAMAQDHGLTLVAHDCAMVRRKHWQDTS, encoded by the coding sequence ATGACTGTTGATTTCGCGGGGGATCACGAAGAGCGCGTAGCCAGGCTGGTCAATCTGCGATCATGGGCCGTGGTAGGCGTTTCGCAAGATGCCCGGAAGTACGGCCATCGCGTCTTCTTGGTCCTGCTTGAGTCCGGGTATCGCGTGATAGGCGTAAACCTGAAAGGCGGTGTTGTGGCGGGACATGCGGTATATCCATCGCTAGCTGACCTTCCTGAGAGGCCTGAGGTGGTAGTAACAGTTGTGCCTCCCGCCGCAACAGAACAGATCGTAGCGTCGTGCGTTGCAATGGGCATCGAGCACATTTGGCTGCAACCGGGTTCAGAATCTGCCACAGCGATTGCGATGGCCCAAGACCACGGACTAACACTCGTCGCGCATGACTGCGCAATGGTTCGGAGGAAACATTGGCAAGACACGTCCTGA
- the thiD gene encoding bifunctional hydroxymethylpyrimidine kinase/phosphomethylpyrimidine kinase — protein MARHVLTIAGSDSGAGAGIQADLKTFSALGVYGSTVVTAVTAQNTCGVQDWLALPPSLVAEQIRSVRSDIGAVAVKTGMLANAEIIDVVAAQMKAEPPQALVVDPVMAAKGGDPLVDDTAVAGYRESLFPLATIVTPNLPEVERILGRQVQAESEMRRAAQAIVEFGCRAALIKGGHAAGSARDILFDGSEFYTYEQERIATNNDHGTGCTLASAIAAYLALGLKLPDAVREAKEYLTGALRHAYAIGAGHSPVNHFWRGINSNTERSS, from the coding sequence TTGGCAAGACACGTCCTGACCATAGCGGGTTCAGATTCCGGGGCCGGCGCGGGCATACAAGCGGACTTAAAGACGTTTTCTGCTCTCGGCGTGTACGGCAGCACTGTCGTTACTGCCGTGACCGCCCAGAACACCTGCGGCGTACAGGATTGGCTGGCACTGCCCCCGTCCTTGGTGGCAGAGCAAATCCGATCGGTGCGCTCAGATATAGGCGCGGTAGCAGTCAAGACCGGCATGCTGGCCAACGCCGAGATCATTGATGTCGTAGCAGCTCAGATGAAAGCAGAGCCTCCACAGGCGCTCGTCGTCGACCCGGTCATGGCTGCGAAAGGCGGCGATCCGCTCGTAGACGACACGGCGGTTGCCGGGTACCGTGAATCTCTGTTCCCACTCGCTACAATCGTCACGCCAAATCTGCCTGAAGTGGAGCGGATACTGGGGAGGCAGGTGCAGGCGGAGAGTGAGATGCGTCGGGCGGCACAGGCAATTGTCGAATTTGGGTGCCGTGCAGCGCTCATAAAGGGCGGACATGCCGCCGGTTCCGCGCGAGACATTCTCTTTGATGGTTCAGAGTTCTATACGTATGAGCAGGAACGAATCGCAACGAATAACGACCACGGTACGGGTTGTACATTGGCCTCTGCCATTGCCGCCTATCTTGCGCTCGGTCTCAAGCTCCCGGATGCGGTGAGGGAAGCAAAAGAGTACCTTACCGGAGCGCTGCGGCATGCCTATGCGATAGGGGCCGGCCACAGTCCCGTAAATCACTTCTGGCGCGGGATCAATTCCAACACCGAACGCAGCAGTTAG
- a CDS encoding M20/M25/M40 family metallo-hydrolase, producing the protein MTEQVKDRLRTEIADLASLHGPSGREQAVIADLAERLRPRAQSVWVDRMGNLFADYGGPKDAPQVLLDAHADEIGCLVRSIEPEGFLRIFKVGGILDSLLVGRKVSVNGLRGVIGVKAGHLQTPEEQGTVVSVKDLYVDLGFSSAQEVREAGIAVGDPVTYVSEVEELANPNRLCGKAIDNRAGCAVLLNAIDQLTELSPPIRLLAQFTVQEETGLRGAGPAAFNFAPHLAIAIDTVPCGDTPDVKFHSELPIALGMGPVLQAASSSSYGGMITPKSVLDFAIRTAKQNGIPHQEAILEGGSTNATAIHYSRSGVPAIAVTIPRRYSHSPIEVVDLDDVSATLQLVVAMARSAGEEDMAFLAD; encoded by the coding sequence GTGACAGAGCAAGTGAAAGACCGGCTTCGGACTGAGATTGCCGACCTCGCGAGCCTGCACGGTCCTTCCGGCAGGGAACAAGCAGTCATTGCCGACCTGGCAGAGCGCCTGCGACCGCGCGCGCAGTCCGTTTGGGTCGACCGTATGGGAAACCTCTTTGCTGATTATGGCGGACCGAAAGACGCGCCCCAAGTGCTGCTGGATGCGCACGCAGACGAAATCGGCTGTCTCGTACGGAGTATCGAACCGGAAGGCTTCCTGCGAATTTTCAAGGTGGGCGGTATCCTCGACAGTCTGCTCGTCGGGAGAAAAGTCTCCGTGAACGGCCTGCGAGGCGTGATTGGAGTGAAGGCCGGGCACCTCCAGACCCCTGAGGAACAGGGCACCGTCGTATCGGTAAAGGACCTTTATGTAGACCTTGGCTTTTCTTCCGCACAGGAAGTTAGGGAAGCCGGCATCGCGGTCGGCGATCCGGTAACGTACGTTAGTGAAGTTGAGGAGTTAGCCAATCCGAACCGCCTGTGCGGTAAAGCAATTGACAATCGCGCCGGATGCGCGGTGTTGCTCAACGCTATCGATCAATTGACAGAGTTATCACCGCCGATCCGTCTGTTGGCCCAGTTCACGGTGCAGGAAGAAACGGGACTACGCGGCGCCGGACCCGCGGCATTCAACTTTGCGCCACACCTTGCAATAGCAATTGACACCGTGCCCTGCGGAGACACGCCGGATGTCAAGTTTCATAGCGAGTTGCCGATTGCATTGGGTATGGGACCGGTACTCCAAGCCGCCAGCAGCAGTTCATACGGAGGCATGATCACGCCTAAGAGTGTGCTTGATTTCGCAATCCGCACTGCCAAACAGAATGGGATTCCGCATCAGGAAGCCATCCTCGAAGGCGGCAGCACCAACGCGACCGCCATTCACTACTCACGCAGCGGGGTCCCTGCCATTGCCGTCACGATTCCACGTCGTTATTCACATTCCCCAATCGAGGTCGTCGACCTCGACGATGTCTCTGCTACGCTGCAGCTTGTAGTTGCAATGGCGCGCAGCGCAGGTGAAGAAGACATGGCCTTCCTCGCGGACTAA
- the thiL gene encoding thiamine-phosphate kinase produces MALTLGDIGEFGLIDRIAKKAFANQEMALGFQDDAALWHQGTGWLVATTDALVEDVDFRLGTFSWEEIGWKALAASLSDIAAMGGTPVGAFITLCLPAKCEIADVTAFYEGMAPLAKESRTPILGGDLSSSEQVIVNVAVFGEVESRERVLLRTTAQVGDQIAVTGVLGSASAGLMLLERGDSGRNSHAVRFTSAQRRPIPRLREGRALVEAGVRCGMDVSDGLVADLQKLCAASGVAAEIKLEDIPTDPELPLILGRSHRTRAICGGEDFELLFAAPPDTMQRAKDHLNAKTLEQATVIGTIVSGHSGVVTVRDERGIVVPVDRLGFDHFGADGIPIPGD; encoded by the coding sequence ATGGCCTTAACCCTTGGGGATATCGGAGAGTTTGGGCTCATCGATCGTATCGCGAAGAAAGCCTTTGCTAATCAGGAAATGGCATTGGGCTTTCAAGATGATGCGGCATTGTGGCATCAGGGCACTGGCTGGTTGGTAGCTACCACTGACGCTCTTGTGGAAGATGTCGACTTTCGGCTGGGTACCTTCAGCTGGGAGGAAATTGGATGGAAGGCGCTCGCGGCAAGTCTTAGCGATATTGCCGCAATGGGTGGTACACCGGTTGGAGCATTTATTACTCTGTGCCTTCCTGCTAAATGTGAAATCGCCGACGTTACGGCGTTCTATGAGGGGATGGCACCTTTGGCGAAAGAGTCGCGCACCCCAATTCTTGGAGGAGATCTCTCGTCGAGCGAGCAAGTAATCGTAAACGTGGCTGTGTTTGGCGAAGTAGAGAGCCGCGAGCGCGTTCTTCTGCGGACCACGGCTCAGGTTGGAGACCAAATTGCCGTTACGGGAGTCCTAGGTAGTGCGTCAGCAGGTCTCATGCTCCTGGAAAGAGGCGACAGTGGGCGAAACAGTCACGCAGTGCGCTTCACGTCGGCACAGCGCCGGCCAATCCCACGTTTGCGTGAAGGCCGAGCGCTTGTCGAAGCGGGAGTACGGTGTGGAATGGATGTTAGCGACGGCTTGGTCGCAGACTTGCAGAAGCTCTGCGCAGCCAGCGGCGTAGCAGCGGAAATCAAACTGGAAGACATACCTACCGATCCGGAACTTCCATTGATTCTAGGCCGCTCGCACCGGACGCGTGCCATTTGTGGTGGCGAGGATTTTGAGTTGCTGTTCGCTGCGCCACCGGACACGATGCAACGGGCGAAGGATCACTTGAATGCCAAGACTCTTGAGCAAGCCACAGTAATTGGTACAATTGTTTCCGGCCATAGTGGAGTCGTAACAGTGCGCGATGAACGAGGAATCGTAGTGCCTGTTGACCGACTAGGCTTCGATCACTTTGGCGCTGACGGTATCCCCATTCCTGGCGATTGA
- the tsaE gene encoding tRNA (adenosine(37)-N6)-threonylcarbamoyltransferase complex ATPase subunit type 1 TsaE has translation MSTSKDVDQKLDCISHSEAQTQRLGLRLGTLVMPGSVVLLEGTMGAGKTVFAQGVALGLEVREQVTSPSYTLIKEYQSGRLPLFHIDLYRIGSNDSLWSLGLEEYIDGDGICVIEWARKVRDFLPETWLLINIEIMTDTKRTLHFESEGDRFQKILHEYRRLAFGF, from the coding sequence GTGTCGACCAGTAAAGACGTGGACCAAAAGCTCGACTGCATAAGCCACAGCGAGGCGCAGACTCAGCGTCTCGGGTTGAGGCTAGGGACCCTGGTGATGCCCGGTAGTGTAGTCCTTTTAGAGGGCACAATGGGCGCAGGCAAGACGGTTTTTGCACAAGGAGTTGCCCTGGGGTTGGAGGTCAGAGAGCAGGTAACGAGCCCTTCTTATACGCTCATCAAAGAGTATCAGTCCGGTAGGCTGCCTCTCTTTCACATAGACCTTTACCGCATCGGGTCAAACGACTCGCTATGGAGTCTAGGGCTCGAAGAGTATATCGATGGAGATGGGATATGCGTCATTGAGTGGGCTCGTAAAGTGCGAGACTTTCTGCCGGAAACGTGGCTTCTCATAAATATTGAAATCATGACAGATACAAAGCGGACGTTGCACTTTGAGTCAGAGGGTGACCGATTTCAAAAGATCCTTCACGAGTATCGCAGGCTTGCGTTTGGTTTCTAG
- the tsaB gene encoding tRNA (adenosine(37)-N6)-threonylcarbamoyltransferase complex dimerization subunit type 1 TsaB: MLLAIDTSTRQLGVAYYANERILGEINWVAGFHATEQLMESITQLWAMIANSGQAPESAIPPESSATATTMDGLHALAQSQVPISAVAVVGGPGSFSGLRVGMATAKGFCLTLGVPLVTVPTLDAIAFPHLQSSNAHVCALLQAGRGEYYVGWYRSVARNWRRLEDYAILGIEDVCTRIVKRTVICGEISDEHRKLVEDSVEKKLVVFPSGLSSVRRAGTVAVLGADNLAKGWTVDPLTAEPDYLRRPAAEVPRHRINPTIGG, encoded by the coding sequence ATGCTTTTGGCTATTGATACTTCTACGCGGCAACTTGGTGTGGCTTACTATGCTAACGAGCGTATCTTGGGTGAGATCAACTGGGTTGCGGGGTTCCATGCTACCGAGCAACTCATGGAGAGCATCACCCAGCTTTGGGCAATGATCGCCAACAGCGGTCAAGCGCCTGAGTCTGCAATTCCCCCCGAATCCAGTGCGACAGCGACAACCATGGATGGGCTGCATGCGCTTGCCCAAAGCCAAGTCCCAATAAGTGCGGTAGCGGTTGTTGGGGGGCCGGGGTCATTTTCCGGTCTTCGCGTAGGTATGGCTACGGCGAAGGGCTTCTGTCTGACACTGGGTGTCCCGCTTGTAACTGTTCCTACCTTGGACGCAATCGCTTTCCCACACTTGCAGTCTTCCAATGCACACGTGTGTGCGTTGCTTCAGGCCGGTCGTGGTGAGTATTACGTGGGGTGGTACCGATCCGTCGCCAGGAATTGGCGCCGCCTTGAAGATTATGCGATCTTGGGCATTGAGGACGTATGTACCAGGATAGTGAAGCGTACGGTAATCTGTGGCGAAATTTCGGATGAACACAGAAAACTTGTCGAGGACTCAGTTGAAAAGAAGCTTGTAGTCTTTCCCTCCGGGCTTTCCAGCGTGCGGCGAGCCGGCACGGTAGCCGTGCTCGGTGCCGACAATCTTGCGAAGGGTTGGACTGTTGACCCGTTAACAGCGGAACCGGACTATTTGCGCAGACCTGCGGCCGAAGTGCCGCGCCACCGCATAAATCCTACAATTGGCGGGTAG
- the rimI gene encoding ribosomal protein S18-alanine N-acetyltransferase: MEQPKAIVDDRPEPHSMRLRIEPMQLEDVAEVRSIEEACFSLPWPRNAYRREIVENKLARYLVIRDLDAVAAAGKGDRPGASHQKRPKPFPLSLFPSVDKEREQQWRYGRPTLVAYGGLWLMVDEAHITTIASRPDVRGQYVGELMLTALIDVAIGLAARWVTLEVRVSNTLARALYKKYSFRSTGIRPRYYSDNHEDALVMWSEDINVGGFQDMLQERVADLRHRHSWTTSYPETGGFLVDSARD, translated from the coding sequence ATGGAACAGCCAAAAGCCATAGTTGACGATCGTCCTGAACCTCACTCCATGAGGTTGCGGATAGAGCCAATGCAATTGGAGGACGTGGCTGAAGTGCGCAGTATTGAGGAAGCCTGTTTCAGCCTGCCTTGGCCGCGCAATGCCTATCGCCGGGAAATCGTGGAAAACAAGCTGGCGCGTTACCTGGTTATTCGCGACTTAGACGCAGTAGCGGCTGCGGGAAAAGGTGACCGGCCTGGCGCATCTCATCAGAAGCGCCCTAAGCCGTTTCCGCTTTCACTCTTTCCTTCTGTAGACAAGGAACGTGAACAACAGTGGCGGTACGGAAGACCGACTTTGGTAGCGTATGGCGGACTCTGGCTCATGGTGGATGAGGCCCACATCACGACTATCGCGTCGCGACCGGATGTGCGCGGACAATATGTTGGGGAATTGATGCTCACGGCGCTCATCGACGTGGCAATCGGACTTGCGGCGCGCTGGGTGACACTTGAAGTCCGCGTCTCCAACACCTTGGCGCGCGCTCTTTACAAGAAGTATTCATTCCGGTCCACCGGGATACGCCCGCGCTACTACAGCGATAACCATGAAGATGCATTAGTCATGTGGAGCGAAGACATAAACGTGGGAGGGTTTCAGGACATGCTCCAAGAGCGTGTAGCAGACCTTCGGCACAGGCATAGCTGGACGACATCATATCCTGAAACAGGAGGGTTTCTTGTCGATTCTGCTCGCGATTGA